A genomic region of bacterium contains the following coding sequences:
- a CDS encoding molybdenum cofactor biosynthesis protein MoaE, protein MIQESNIFIDISDEPVDVTKLYQFVVCKEAGAVDLFVGTVRNEFEGRPVNGIEYHGFPEMAERLLSDICKKAMAEWGIQKVAIQHRIGYLQLTEASVIVAVSSAHRHEAFTACRFIMEEVKSKIPVWKKEYFADGFAEWKNDVNQPKKS, encoded by the coding sequence TTGATTCAAGAGTCCAACATATTTATTGATATTTCGGACGAACCGGTCGATGTCACGAAATTATATCAGTTTGTAGTTTGCAAAGAGGCAGGAGCGGTTGATCTGTTTGTTGGAACAGTGCGGAATGAGTTTGAAGGACGACCGGTAAACGGAATCGAGTACCACGGATTTCCCGAAATGGCCGAACGGTTATTAAGTGATATCTGCAAAAAAGCCATGGCCGAATGGGGAATTCAAAAAGTTGCAATCCAGCACCGAATCGGATATTTACAACTGACGGAAGCGAGTGTGATCGTTGCCGTTTCATCGGCGCATCGGCATGAAGCATTTACCGCGTGCCGGTTCATCATGGAAGAGGTCAAGTCTAAAATTCCTGTCTGGAAAAAAGAATATTTTGCCGACGGCTTTGCAGAATGGAAGAACGACGTAAATCAACCAAAAAAATCTTGA
- a CDS encoding fibronectin type III domain-containing protein — MKQSVTRFLILLCIPSMLFGQVIQQDSLTLVSLYTNTNGPGWTNRTNWNSASAVGTWYGVTVSAGRVTSLDLSNNQLSGNLPDAIGNLTGLTSLQLYGNALNGSVPDTLGNLTNLTSLGLENNQFSGTIPSAIGKLSILIELNLFNNQFTDSIPGSFQLLTNLQKLNLQSNRLIDLPNLSNLSSLNELKVENNRLTFEDIEPNIGGPNSVFTYSPQDSVGAYNDTTVNEAVQLIMVVTAGGVNNQYQWKKNGVPLTGAQQSTFTIDSVKLGDAGTYTCDVTNTVATSLTLRRRTIRITITGTAPGVPGSLTATTASPTQINLGWNASSGVKTRYRIFRSADGTNFSQIDSVSNVTTSYSSTGLNSKTQYHYRVMAVGNFGNSGFSNSANATTSSFVPRIVRSIPDTSVQQGFVRFYYRLLRSVFTDDDDATLNYSAQADSARVNAIVSNDSLYLSADAGFAHQSRVIVTAADADSSVADTFLLSVNSDTQLPVISNITALSSTGENTVIDVSCQVTDNIGVLGVELFYSEGNGSFASVAMSAAGNQFSAQIPAAAVTRNGVAYFIAATDTKSNVKRSDTASVTVTYAGSVSSADVSGAAYAGGMPNLRWRLLSVPADLDNKNIGALFPGLSRDQWAAYNESGTEVSTIANGRGVWFKHKIGSDTMLVRMGSGRSNATSDFSITLRPGWNIIGNPYLFTIPVALDQSLFYGPIQYNGSSVEAAGWSGVVTTLNPFGGYALYNRSSTNTIIVMRPTGISLSKKFEIQPSFRLRISARTEKNQILYGDEYNYFSKIVTNNPDTYNAPEPETVGDNISVYFEQSGKRLTQMYRSSGDGDVVDVFVRSTLKNVPIQLNFNIENNDQNDIVMIFDITRNRIVDGSAVEFVPTESGVSMFKVIVGRKNFVGEKFLETISELPKEFSLKQNYPNPFNPTTQIRYAIPKQGRVSLKVYNVLGHEVRTLEDGFKETGVYDKTWDGKDILGRSAASGIYVYRLEYLSLDGKHLTQSKKMLLLK, encoded by the coding sequence ATGAAGCAATCCGTGACCCGATTCTTAATTTTGCTTTGTATTCCTTCGATGCTTTTCGGGCAAGTTATTCAGCAGGATTCTCTGACGCTTGTCAGCTTGTACACGAATACCAACGGTCCGGGTTGGACAAATCGGACGAATTGGAATTCGGCATCGGCGGTTGGTACATGGTACGGTGTAACGGTTTCGGCCGGACGTGTAACGTCATTGGATCTTTCCAATAACCAATTGTCAGGCAATTTGCCCGATGCTATTGGTAATTTAACAGGGCTAACTTCGCTTCAACTATATGGGAATGCATTGAATGGAAGCGTTCCGGATACGCTTGGAAATTTAACCAATCTCACAAGTTTAGGATTGGAAAATAACCAGTTTTCAGGCACTATTCCCAGCGCGATAGGGAAGCTGAGCATTTTAATTGAACTCAATCTTTTTAACAATCAATTTACCGATTCGATACCGGGATCTTTTCAATTGTTAACTAATCTTCAAAAACTGAATCTTCAGAGTAATCGGCTGATCGATTTACCCAATCTGAGCAATTTGTCTTCATTGAACGAATTGAAAGTAGAAAATAATCGCCTGACGTTTGAAGATATCGAGCCCAATATCGGAGGACCGAATTCGGTTTTCACATATTCTCCTCAAGACAGTGTCGGTGCATACAACGATACAACGGTAAACGAAGCGGTGCAATTGATCATGGTTGTGACAGCTGGTGGCGTCAATAATCAATATCAATGGAAGAAAAACGGAGTCCCGCTCACAGGGGCGCAGCAGAGCACCTTTACAATCGATTCAGTCAAACTAGGTGATGCGGGTACTTATACGTGTGACGTTACGAATACAGTGGCGACGTCTCTTACATTGAGGCGAAGGACTATCAGAATTACTATAACCGGCACTGCGCCGGGAGTACCTGGCAGCCTGACGGCGACGACAGCTTCGCCAACTCAAATTAATTTGGGATGGAATGCATCGTCCGGCGTGAAAACGCGCTACAGAATTTTCCGATCGGCGGATGGGACGAATTTTTCTCAAATTGATTCGGTAAGTAATGTGACGACCAGTTATTCAAGTACCGGTTTGAATTCTAAGACTCAATATCATTATCGTGTGATGGCGGTTGGTAATTTTGGGAATTCAGGTTTTTCTAATTCGGCGAATGCAACGACATCAAGTTTTGTACCGCGTATCGTGCGAAGTATTCCGGATACATCAGTACAACAAGGTTTTGTAAGATTTTATTATCGGTTGCTTCGAAGCGTTTTTACGGATGACGATGACGCGACATTAAATTATTCTGCTCAGGCTGATTCAGCACGGGTGAACGCAATTGTCTCAAACGATTCACTCTATCTTTCGGCTGATGCCGGTTTCGCGCATCAAAGCCGCGTGATTGTAACAGCCGCCGATGCCGATTCATCTGTAGCGGATACGTTTTTATTAAGCGTCAATTCGGATACTCAATTACCGGTCATTTCCAATATTACGGCTCTGTCATCTACCGGAGAAAATACCGTTATCGATGTTTCTTGCCAAGTGACGGACAACATCGGTGTGTTAGGGGTGGAATTATTTTACAGCGAGGGCAATGGATCATTTGCTTCCGTAGCCATGTCGGCAGCGGGTAATCAATTTTCGGCGCAAATTCCTGCTGCTGCTGTGACACGTAATGGGGTTGCTTATTTCATTGCGGCGACCGATACGAAATCAAACGTTAAACGGAGCGATACAGCGTCCGTGACGGTTACATATGCCGGTTCCGTATCCAGCGCGGATGTTAGCGGTGCAGCCTATGCAGGAGGAATGCCTAATTTGCGCTGGCGTTTATTATCGGTACCAGCTGACCTGGACAATAAAAATATCGGTGCGTTGTTTCCCGGATTGAGCCGCGATCAATGGGCCGCTTATAATGAATCGGGGACTGAAGTGAGTACCATCGCTAACGGGCGTGGCGTGTGGTTCAAACATAAAATCGGCAGCGATACGATGCTGGTACGGATGGGCAGCGGGCGGAGTAATGCCACTTCCGATTTTTCGATTACTTTACGCCCGGGATGGAACATCATTGGCAATCCTTATTTATTTACCATTCCTGTAGCGCTCGATCAGTCGCTGTTTTATGGTCCAATTCAATACAATGGGTCTTCCGTAGAAGCGGCCGGGTGGAGCGGTGTCGTGACTACGCTGAATCCGTTTGGCGGTTATGCGTTGTACAACCGGTCCAGTACAAATACGATTATCGTTATGCGCCCCACCGGCATTTCGCTGAGTAAAAAATTCGAAATCCAACCGTCATTCAGATTACGGATCAGCGCGCGAACAGAAAAAAATCAAATACTGTACGGTGACGAGTATAATTATTTTTCAAAAATTGTAACCAATAATCCTGATACGTACAATGCGCCGGAACCGGAAACCGTCGGCGATAACATTTCCGTTTATTTCGAACAAAGCGGAAAACGTTTAACCCAGATGTACCGTTCGTCCGGCGATGGGGATGTCGTGGATGTTTTTGTCAGGTCTACGCTGAAAAATGTACCGATACAATTGAATTTTAATATCGAAAACAATGATCAAAACGATATTGTTATGATTTTTGATATCACGCGTAATCGTATTGTTGATGGAAGTGCCGTTGAATTTGTGCCAACTGAATCCGGAGTATCGATGTTTAAAGTCATTGTTGGCCGGAAAAACTTTGTTGGCGAAAAATTCCTTGAAACCATTTCTGAATTACCCAAGGAATTCAGTTTAAAGCAAAATTATCCCAATCCGTTTAATCCGACGACCCAAATCCGGTATGCTATTCCAAAACAGGGCCGTGTGTCGTTGAAAGTTTATAATGTATTGGGGCATGAGGTTCGGACGTTGGAAGACGGCTTCAAAGAAACCGGCGTCTACGATAAAACATGGGATGGGAAAGATATTTTAGGCAGATCGGCTGCATCGGGTATCTATGTCTATCGTCTGGAATATCTGAGCCTGGACGGAAAACATTTGACTCAATCCAAGAAAATGTTATTACTGAAATGA
- a CDS encoding MoaD/ThiS family protein, with amino-acid sequence MKIRVRLFAMCRDIVRRDVLEMELPAMATGDDFWNRIVKEFPQLSPYQKLSRLAINLEYVPNSIVIKEGDEISIIPPVSGG; translated from the coding sequence ATGAAAATTCGCGTACGGCTTTTTGCAATGTGCCGGGATATTGTTCGGCGAGACGTTTTGGAAATGGAGTTACCTGCTATGGCAACCGGTGATGATTTCTGGAATCGTATTGTGAAAGAGTTTCCCCAATTGTCGCCCTATCAGAAATTAAGCCGGCTTGCAATCAATTTAGAATACGTTCCAAATTCCATTGTGATCAAGGAAGGCGATGAAATCAGTATCATTCCACCTGTTAGCGGCGGGTAA